CAATTATTATTGATGctcaattatttgttttttattattatcaaatgttaaatttttgtttttactgcataataatttttgtgaaaactgataattttttttctttgttctttgatgaatagagagTTTAAAACAATAGCATGAAGCTGAAAAGGAAATCttcaataatattataaatggttttactgtcacttttgatcaaatgaatgcatccttgcaaaataaaagtatcaatttctttctttcttttttaacttATTTACCCTAACTTTTGAAAGGTcatcatggttttcacaaaaacattaagcagcacgaCCATTTTCTTGATGaccaaaatcagcatattaaaatgatttctgaaggatcatgtgacactgaagactggagtaacggctgctgaaaattcagctttaaaaaaattacatcttaaaatacattcaaacagaacattttattttattttaaaatgtaataatatgtaaaatattactgtttttactatatttttgatcaaataaaatgtaGCCTTGtcaagcataagagacttccttcaaaaacattgGAAGAAGcactttattatttatatatttatttattatttattaaatatttattatataactCCTGAAAATTTCAAAAGTTCAACCTGACCACCAGACATCATGCACCAGACAGACTCTATCACTACCTGGTCGAATCGATCTAGGTCATCATCATATATCTGGAGCTCCATGCCTCTGTAGCCTTTCTGGAAGCTGCGTCCTTTGGGCATCTCCACATCCATGGGACAAACATACTCTTCATTGTCCTCTTGCTTCTTCTTCCTACCAAACCCTCCAAATGCCAGCTTGTGCGGCTAAATttgacacacacataaaaacatgtttaaactcaaatgaatgaatcataTGCCAGTTCTGCAGGAGATGGCCTGGAGATGTTCAGCATCATACCTTGACTTTAGCCGTGGCAGTGAGTAAGATGTAGTCTGGGTTCTCTAGACAATCCTGTTTGAGTTGCTGGGCCTCAGAACCCACCAGCAGGTTAAAGTGAGTGGCCAGATGCCTCCGCAGCAGAGTCTTATTGGGAGGAATATTTAGTAACAGAGCCATCGTCTCCACATTAAAGCGAGGTTCCAGCACCTGAAACCACGAACAAAATGACGCCCATTTCTTGGAACCAAACTTGCACTTTCTATTACTCAAAGAGATTGGGTCGAGAGCAACAAAAGCAAAAGTTATCTTTAAATGTGGTTTGATTGGCACAGTTCGTCATTTTGCTGAAGCTTTCATCTAAACTTCATTTCCACTGAAGCAACCTGAGGTTAAGTGCCCATGATAAAGGACCAATGTACTTCAAGTGAAATCAATGAATGAAATGGTATGATGTAATTTCAAATTAAATCATGTCAAAGTTCTGTTGCTCTGCCTTCTTTGACGTGGATATCTccggttcatttcttctgttcagtccttTGAGATCAGACTcgagtaaaaacatgaacacacaggTGAGCTGCTTGATAGTAGAAATTAATAGTAGATAGTAGAAGTTGTAATTCTACTTgaaagtgacactgacacagcttttcatgtttaatactgtaaagccaCTTGCTTTAACCCTCATGTTGTGTTTGGATCATTTTGACATGGAAAAGATTTTCCTGTACCCAAAAATGCAAtactttttgtaatttttttttttttttttttccctccacaTTGTAACACTTGTGATTcccagtcaaaaatgaccggcctacaaaaaaattgcttataaatctctcattatgctacatcaccaaatattggattcaaatctttttgtcaacttggtttttttttttcaattaggacaggttttatatttcttttttggaACTGATCGATCGTAGGCCTTATTGATCTGAGCTTACATACCTCAGattttgagtgaaaaaaaacattatttgtagataattttgtccatattaaataaaacatgaaaaaatgtgcactgtttatcacactagtgtgctttaatgtttaaccaggaaatctgttttgaaatgcttttattttgtacaaaatggCACAAAGTCACACTTGTGGTCTTCACGATCAAAAATGACCTGcctacaaataaaaataataataaaaaaaaaaacgtataaaTATCTTGTTATGCCATTTTATCACCAAATACTGGATTCAATCTTTtagtcaacttgttttctttaaattggGACAGGGTTTTGgggttttatatttatttttgaaaatgattgaTCGTAGGCCTCATTAGCCACGTTTCCACTGCCGGGCCAAAGGCGGGcgtgctagtgcgtgccagggccggtcacctttccactgtcacttccggggcttgatcgtgCCTCTTCGGTGCTTCCTCTGTGCCAAAGGCACGGGTTTTTCGGCCCACCAaaaaccttggtccaaagcgggccagctgGGGCTTGAGGCGTGGTCGAGGTGAAAGGCGGAGCTAGTCGTAGTCAGGTGATGGTCTACACGCTGAAATTGGTTGGGTTGTGTGACGTTTGATCAAGGGAGGTGTGTTTAAGGGCAGGTTTTAGATCAGTGCTGCGGAGCTAGCGGACCGACAGTGGAAACACAACTTGATTTTGGCCTCGGTGCCTAAGGTCTGTGGCCATAGGCCCAGCCCGGCACGCTGTCagccctggctcgcactggcccgacagtggaaaagcggaTATCGTGACCAGGAACTCAACAAGTTTGCCatttttgtacaaaataaaaccatttcaaaaatacatttcctGGTTAAACTTTAAAGCACACTAGTGTGATAAACAGTGTGATTTTTCATATTCAAtgtaaaattgacaaaattatcCACAAATGATGCTTTTTTCACTCAAATAAATAAGGCCTACGATAGATCAgttccaaaaataaatacaaaacctgtcctaattgaaagaaaacaagctgaCAAAAAGACCGAATCCAATATTTGTTGCTAAGGTAGCATAACGAGCAATTTTTTGCAggctggtcatttttgaccaggaACATCACAAGTGTTATAGGGTTTTCAACACAGCACAAGGGTTAAAGCAGTCTTTTGTATAAAGTGGTATACGTGACTCAACTTGACTGCAGTGCCAAattgcagagcttgtgcaaacatatccacatcgctatgTGCGGATGAtcagggtgctttcacacttggttcaATTGCTTTATCCAAACCACAGTTCAAATGCTCACCCTGCCCATTTAACCATTTCAACCAATAACCTAAACTAATATAAAGACTTTTCTCACCATCAGTCCTCCATGTACTCCACTGCCCCTCAGGTTGGGCGCATATTCAGCCAGGTCAACGGACCGCAGCCACTCCATCACACGGTGGTTAGTCCATTGAGAGATCTCAGCAGGACTTATGTTGTTCTAAAATGATGGTGAGCACAAGGATTGCTAGTACAAGTACAAAAATAACAGGATAGCAGAAATTAGAGTTTGGTCTCTCTTCCTACCTCATCTGAAGGTCTCCGCCGTAGACAGTTGGGGTCATAGTTGTTGAGCCGGAGCACCTGGATGGCTCTTTTAATACTGAGGTGATGTAAAACACTGCCCACTTTCAGAGATAACAGGTCATCCTGTTCAGCAGGAGTAGAAAAACATTActaaaatgctaaaatttgTTGGTTACCTTTTTATGAAAACTGATGCTACTCAATGAACCGAACACCTTGTTTCTTATtacaataccattcaaaagtttaggggtagtcaaattatatttatttatttatgaattaatacatttatcCAGTTAGGACACattaaaatttcaaataattactgttcttttgaactttatatttctcAAAGAaccctggaaaaaaaaaaatcacgttgtccaaaaaaatattaagcagcataactgttttcaacctTGATGATGATAAGAAACaatttattgagcagcaaatcagcatattagaatgatttctgaatgatcaagtgacactgaagactggagtaatgatgctgaaaattcagctttaccatcacaagaacaaattacattttaatatatatattaaaatagaaaacagtcctTTTAAATTGACTAAAACAAGACTAACCACAGTCATATAGTGAAGCATCCGTCCATCCACACGGCCCTCGTCAAACTGAGTCTTGTACTGCGGGAGGCCGATATCATCAAGCCACCCTAGAACAGAAGGAAAGAGGTAACAACTCAAATACAGTTCAATCAGTTTTGAGAAAATCGAGATAATTATTCAATCTAATTGTTAGAATTAATTTATCCATATTTCAAAAACCAAATATATGACACTGTGGATAAATAAACATCCATTCCTTACTTGTCACCCAGTGGTAGTCTAGTTTGCTCCTGTTGTCATCTTCCTCTGAGCCCAGTGCCTGCAGGGCCAGCTGGAGTTTCTTTCTGTGGAGAGGGTGTTTTATTCCCAGCTCCTGCATAGAGAGAGCAGAACAGTCCTTAAACATGAACTTCAGAAGGAAAACTGATTATTACCAGGTTTAAATGTGGTCTCAGAAGTTTGGACTCCACTATATGCTCTCATCCTGGTTCTGAGTAATAAGAACTCACTCTTTCCAGATCCTGCTGGGATGCCTGCAGGAGCGTCTGGCCAGAGGAGACCCACTGTCTTGCCAAACTCACGTACAACCCCAGTCCCTGCTCCTGCATCCAATCACACACCTGCTCCCGGGACCAGCGGGCAAATGGCGCATCCAGCTCGCTGGAAAACACAAACTAGAACATCTTACAAGACTGATGGAGATATTTGCCATTTGACTGCATGTACTACTAAAATGTCACTCTGACAACaaaataaattagtttttaatgaGGAACTGAACCAATGAATCAATAACTAGCAGCACAAGCTACATGCATGTGAGCCTGTCATCAGGGCGTCTTTACCAACAGCAGATCTTTCCATTTTGAGAAGGCACTCTATCCTGTGTCGCTGTGAATACTGACCTGTTGGTGTTCTGCAGGTCACGTGACCAGCCCAGCCTGGGCCCAGCTGTGGCTCTGACTCCACCCCGTTTAAACTCACTCTCTGATAGGTTATCATCCAGGTTGAATGTGGTTGATTGACTTCTTTTGAGTCTTCAAAGAAGAGAGAAGGTCATTTTTATCATGTTCATCTCAAATTGAGGTGGGTTAACTAAGCAGATTACAGATTTACTGacaccgttttttttttttttttaaagcataatatatattattaaaaaaaaaatttcacaaGCCAGAACTTCAAATGCCAGATTGCTACATTTAGTGTgatgttttatacatttataaattatgttcATGTAAAAAAAGGTTACTTGgagttttattattttgcatcAACAACAttcaatatacagtacagtccaaaagtttggaaccactaagatttttaatgtttttaaaagaagtttcgtctgctcaccaaggctacatttatttaattaaaaatacagtaaaaaacagtaatattgtgaaatattattacaatttaaaataactgtgtactatttaaatatatttgacaaagtaatttattcctgtgatgcaaagctgaattttcagcatcgttactccagtcttcagtgtcacatgatccttcagaaatcattctaatatgctgatttgctgctcaataaacatttattattattttcaatgttgaaaacagttgtgtactttttttttcaggatttccttgatgaatagaaagttcaaaagaacagcatttatctgaaatacaaagcttctgtagcattatacactaccgttcaaaagtttggggtcagtaagaatttttatttttatttttttttaaagaaattaaagaaatgaatacttttattcagcgagGATGcgttaaatcaatcaaaagtggcagtaaagacatttataatgttacaaaagattagatttcagataaacactgttcttttgaactttctattcatcaaataatcctgaaaaaaaaaaatattgtacacaaatattttgtacaattgtacacattaaatgtttcttgagcagcagatcagcatattagaatgatttctgaaggatcatgtgacactgaagactggagtaatgatgctgaaaattcagctttgccatcacaggaataaattactttgtgaaatatattcaaatagaaaacagttattttaaattgtaataatatttcacaatattactgttttttactgtatttttaattaaataaatgtagccttggtgagcagacgaaacttcttttaaaaacattaaaaatcttagtggttccaaacttttggactgtactgtaagtaataaagaatatttgtaatataatcATACTTatcataataaattaatattatttttatactattatactatttattgatattttatgttagcttttatttttatattttcagttctttttaattttagtttacattttattaattttgcatgtcattttattagatttttaatatttgtatttagctttaatttatttttatttcagttttagtaaattAAGCACTTTAGctttaacttatttttatttagttataggcaatttagtttttactaatattttatttgaataattttcaatacttattttaaaaatttttattgctttttcttaataaacaaaaacgactttcaatagttttagttaacaataacaacactgctaCGATGAAATATGCTGGATAAGGAATGTCCAAAACATCCACTGCATCTCTGATTCAGACTCACTTTCCAAAGAGTGCTTTGATTCCTTTAGACTTTTTCTTGCCCTCGGGTGAAATGGGGAGAGTGTGTGTGCTGTCACTGTCAGCTGACCTCTGCGGCATGCCTGCCAGATCCAGATGGTCAGTGCCGTCCCTCTCTGTCTCAGCTGtacaaacatacacaaacacaagtCCTGTTGTCACCACAAAACAACACATTACCCATAATGCCATGGCCAGTTAAGCATCAAATAAACTGAGGATTATGGGAAGTAAGAAAAAACCAGGCAGTTTTCAGTCGGAGACCAGAGCAGTAAAAATGTCATGAATAAcaggaagttcaaaagaaaaagcTAGAAAATTACAGTGTCTTCCTTGAACTACTGGAATCAGCATCATGGGGCAACATTGCAGATGACTTCTCGTCTGGACTGAAGAACAACTGGATTGGGTTTATTTTAAGAGTGGAACCATGGAACAAAGTCACATGCTGACATGCAAGTTAACACAATGGAAGTAATAACATCTCTGTAATAGAATGGCACTAAATCCAGCCTGAACGTACATTCTTATGGTAGTCTAGATGTGAAGGGCACATATAGAGCTGTGAGAATGTGGTCAGAATATTTGAGTGCCTGGTAATGTGGTCACAAAATAACATGCGATGAGGACAGAACCTCCATATTCTTCATCTCAAATGGCTCACGCTGGTTACCACATGAGCTCAATGATTAAACACGTCTATTTAGACTATTATTTTCACAAGAGGACTTCAAAAAACCCATAATCGTGATTACCTTATTTAATATCATCTCCTGCTATGAAGTgcagaaatgaaaataaaccaACTTTGGCCTATACCAAATTGCTTACTTTCAGAAAGACAGAATTTTTGGAATCAAGCTTGAATGAAGCTAAAATAAACTATGTGGTCACTTCTACAATGTTAGAGATCACAATCATTAGGGTtttcaaaatcaataaaatactTGTTGCATCACTGTGTTTAATATAGCAACTGAAAAATGTAATTCCTCAAGCACCCTTGAGTCTCAAGTATGACTATAAATTTGCCTAAAGAGGACTTATAATGCttttttagtgtgtaatgttgtggtttgagcatgaaaaaggtctgcaaaatTACAAAGCATAAAGtccactccaaagggagttattcctTTTATCAGTacacactgtttctgaactccctgtaACCCCTCAAtagtagtcttgagttttcttccaggaatgtacacatcacaatattcctcatttaaataatttcatcCGAGgtatacacaaaaaaggggtgAGACCTGGTTGAGTTGCGTCAAAGTctctttcaaggaaagtctgttcacttggcggccatatttgcaatgcctccaggcagctatttcgggcatccaagaccaagtcctgtCTATTTGAAAGGAGGAATCCTGACATCTCAAAAACTGCTGGccgaactcacaattaaataacatatttcaaatcagcaacaaaatctgacaaactgtccaataaatgttgtttcttatgctcaaatggtgctaaaaaaaaacaaacgtatttttcaggcttgaccagccaatgcgcatgtgTAGTCCTATTCGCgaggcagctgcagtgacacaatgactttatcaatcagcgattggctcttttacttagaaggccgAACGTATTCCGCCATATTTGCCGTTGCAGTTACTCCCGTTCATAAGTAAAAGGAGTGAACCGTCTTTCTGTATCTATAGTCTTCGGTTGTGTTAGTAGCATGTTGAAACTTGCAGTTATGGTAAAGGCCGTGACATTTCCGAAACACGCTTGaagtggttgaccaatcacaacacattggtccagctgaccaatcagagcacattgtgctttttggaaggaggggcttcattgAGATTAATTAGAGACAAATATtgtgtttttgaacattcaagcatgaaaacctagtagaccccaaaaacaaaatcaggactttgtaaaagggcataatatgcCTCTTTAATAGCAGAAGCAGTGAGTATGTTTgatatgtttgatatttttccttgaagggaaagaaagaaaaacacacCACATCTGCTTTGTCTTTCTCTAGAGAGGCCATACAACAGGTCTAACCCATAAATGAGTGTCTGTACTGCTGCTAAAAGAGATGCATACATACAGTACCAGGCATATGTTAGTCTAAAAGTCTGCATGTCCAAACATTTGTCTTTTACTGTGCATACAAACAGAGCAGACCATTTTCCAAAGTTATTGGAGCTTTTTTGATAACAGTAAAACTTTAGCTGACCAAGGGCATATTTATGTAGAAGTCTTACCCAAATTAGGGGCACTAGCAGTCCTCTTCCCTCCCTTGATTTTGAAGAATCCCCGTCCAAAGGAAGATCTCATTTTCCTGGTGCCGAAGCTGTCATCCTCAGCAGTACGAGAAGAGCTTGGGGATTTGGGTGGTAGAGTTGTAATCTTGTTGAACTCATCAAAAGCTTTGCTCTAAAAGAGCAGGaagaaaacatttcagaaaccTCAAATAACTTCAtgtatgaaataataaataagcattaatataatataatataatataatataatataatataatataatataatataatataatataatataatataatataatataatataatataatataatataatataatttaatataatatcagAATTACCTCTGCTGCTAATGGCCTctagaattaaaaataacacaatagAAATTATCTAACTTTAAATCCTCACAATTACACTGCAAGTATTCAATATACTGCTTATGCCTAATGAaaactaatatatttttttagtctTGAGTAAGCTGAAATTCACCTTTTCACTGGCTTTTTCATCGAGGTTGTCCTGGCTTCCTGATTTTGTGACATCTGATGTTCTGAAACATGAAAAGACACAGTTACCATCACTATTTCCAACA
The Megalobrama amblycephala isolate DHTTF-2021 linkage group LG19, ASM1881202v1, whole genome shotgun sequence DNA segment above includes these coding regions:
- the ppfibp1b gene encoding liprin-beta-1b isoform X4, with product MMSDASDMLAAALEQMDGIIAGSKALDYSNGIFDCQSPTSPFMGSLRALNLLEDLRGVLELMDTEERESLRCQIPDSTADSLVEWLHGHLSNGHISITGDVYQDRLNRLESDKESLVLQVSVLTDQVEAQGEKIRDLDLCLDEHREKLNATEEMLQQELLCRSALETQKLELMAEVSNLKLKLTAMEKERLDFDDRFGDSEGLILEINELRYRISEMESERLQYEKKLKSTKEELVTLRRQLDGRDGDLRRLQDETGSRSPTPAGLDSTERVFHTEETLKKRLKEKHMEVQKMKKAMESLMAANEEKDRKIEELRQSLMRYKKVQEMVMSAQGRKDKVKDGDSDESNSDSSLSMSTALSVSMDTEKSLLAYTEEVAVRGQNEAVTFVSTLQVPSFTVSSPDKADSDSVLEHMQSSSDKECQEPTQSQETPLHESPETSDVTKSGSQDNLDEKASEKSKAFDEFNKITTLPPKSPSSSRTAEDDSFGTRKMRSSFGRGFFKIKGGKRTASAPNLAETERDGTDHLDLAGMPQRSADSDSTHTLPISPEGKKKSKGIKALFGKLKRSQSTTFNLDDNLSESEFKRGGVRATAGPRLGWSRDLQNTNSELDAPFARWSREQVCDWMQEQGLGLYVSLARQWVSSGQTLLQASQQDLERELGIKHPLHRKKLQLALQALGSEEDDNRSKLDYHWVTRWLDDIGLPQYKTQFDEGRVDGRMLHYMTVDDLLSLKVGSVLHHLSIKRAIQVLRLNNYDPNCLRRRPSDENNISPAEISQWTNHRVMEWLRSVDLAEYAPNLRGSGVHGGLMVLEPRFNVETMALLLNIPPNKTLLRRHLATHFNLLVGSEAQQLKQDCLENPDYILLTATAKVKPHKLAFGGFGRKKKQEDNEEYVCPMDVEMPKGRSFQKGYRGMELQIYDDDLDRFDQMEDSEGTVRQIGAFSEGINNLTSMLKEDEFFKEISTSFPNANMKDDDSNV
- the ppfibp1b gene encoding liprin-beta-1b isoform X5 codes for the protein MMSDASDMLAAALEQMDGIIAGSKALDYSNGIFDCQSPTSPFMGSLRALNLLEDLRGVLELMDTEERESLRCQIPDSTADSLVEWLHGHLSNGHISITGDVYQDRLNRLESDKESLVLQVSVLTDQVEAQGEKIRDLDLCLDEHREKLNATEEMLQQELLCRSALETQKLELMAEVSNLKLKLTAMEKERLDFDDRFGDSEGLILEINELRYRISEMESERLQYEKKLKSTKEELVTLRRQLDGRDGDLRRLQDETGSRSPTPAGLDSTERDMEVQKMKKAMESLMAANEEKDRKIEELRQSLMRYKKVQEMVMSAQGRKDKVKDGDSDESNSDSSLSMSTALSVSMDTEKSLLAYTEEVAVRGQNEAVTFVSTLQVPSFTVSSPDKADSDSVLEHMQSSSDKECQEPTQSQETPLHESPETSDVTKSGSQDNLDEKASEKSKAFDEFNKITTLPPKSPSSSRTAEDDSFGTRKMRSSFGRGFFKIKGGKRTASAPNLAETERDGTDHLDLAGMPQRSADSDSTHTLPISPEGKKKSKGIKALFGKLKRSQSTTFNLDDNLSESEFKRGGVRATAGPRLGWSRDLQNTNSELDAPFARWSREQVCDWMQEQGLGLYVSLARQWVSSGQTLLQASQQDLERELGIKHPLHRKKLQLALQALGSEEDDNRSKLDYHWVTRWLDDIGLPQYKTQFDEGRVDGRMLHYMTVDDLLSLKVGSVLHHLSIKRAIQVLRLNNYDPNCLRRRPSDENNISPAEISQWTNHRVMEWLRSVDLAEYAPNLRGSGVHGGLMVLEPRFNVETMALLLNIPPNKTLLRRHLATHFNLLVGSEAQQLKQDCLENPDYILLTATAKVKPHKLAFGGFGRKKKQEDNEEYVCPMDVEMPKGRSFQKGYRGMELQIYDDDLDRFDQMEDSEGTVRQIGAFSEGINNLTSMLKEDEFFKEISTSFPNANMKDDDSNV